In the genome of Dermacentor variabilis isolate Ectoservices chromosome 5, ASM5094787v1, whole genome shotgun sequence, one region contains:
- the LOC142582975 gene encoding interleukin enhancer-binding factor 2 homolog produces the protein MRGGMRGRGRAGRPGGMFKPKVFVPHLPFDFYVCEQQFQRVKPAADDNALTQALLKKNQDLTPTSAEQTSILNLMNKIQSVLDTLIVSPKTLDACQIEEVRQVGSFKKGTMMIGNNVADIVVILKTLPTGEAVQALANKVQEDVKATDPSLKLTHQMTEAGFDLKLPDGATAKVLISTILQNLNKLDPELHLKQKLQQNHLTAIRHSRWFEENAHHSSIKVLIRILRDLRNRFEGFQPLTPWIIDLLAHYAIMVHPSRQPLPINIAFRRVLQLLAAGLFLPGSAGIPDPCEGGGTFRAHTVMSLEQQDLVCLTAQNLLRILSHGGYKSILGIGGPKKVDTETTVLEGVVITPLNTVYEKFTEKKEDEEMDQEEEDKMETQEQ, from the exons ATGAGAGGCGGAATGAGAGGAAGGGGCCGAGCTGGTCGCCCAGGAGGGATGTTTAAGCCAAAGGTGTTTGTTCCACACCTGCCCTTTGACTTCTATGTG TGTGAGCAGCAGTTTCAGAGAGTGAAACCTGCAGCTGATGATAATGCCCTAACTCAG GCCCTTCTGAAGAAAAACCAGGACCTGACTCCAACATCTGCAGAGCAAACCTCAATTCTGAATCTCATGAACAAGATTCAGTCTGTGCTGGACACGCTGATAGTTTCTCCAAAAACTCTTGATGCGTGT CAAATCGAAGAAGTTCGCCAAGTGGGCTCCTTCAAGAAGGGCACCATGATGATAGGCAACAACGTCGCAGACATCGTCGTCATTCTGAAGACACTTCCAACAG GTGAAGCAGTCCAAGCTTTGGCAAACAAAGTCCAGGAAGACGTGAAAGCTACAGATCCCAGCTTAA aATTAACACATCAAATGACAGAAGCTGGCTTTGATCTCAAGCTTCCTGATGGTGCCACTGCAAAAGTTTTAATTAGCACCATTCTTCAAAACCTGAACAAGTTGGACCCTGAACTCCATT TGAAGCAGAAGCTTCAGCAGAACCACCTGACTGCGATCCGGCACTCGCGCTGGTTTGAAGAGAATGCCCACCACTCGAGCATCAAGGTGCTGATCCGCATCTTGCGAGACCTGCGGAACCGTTTTGAGGGCTTCCAGCCACTCACACCGTGGATTATTGATCTCCTG gCCCATTACGCCATCATGGTTCACCCAAGCCGACAGCCTTTGCCAATTAATATTGCTTTCAG GCGAGTCTTGCAGCTGCTGGCTGCGGGTTTGTTCCTGCCCGGTTCTGCTGGCATTCCAGACCCTTGTGAAGGAGGAGGTACTTTCCGGGCACACACAGTCATGAGCCTCGAGCAGCAG GATTTGGTCTGTCTGACTGCCCAGAACCTGCTGCGTATCCTTTCCCATGGAGGGTACAAAAGCATCCTGGGAATCGGCGGACCAAAAA AGGTTGACACAGAGACGACCGTGTTGGAGGGAGTTGTGATTACGCCACTGAACACGGTGTATGAGAAGTTCACAGAGAAGAAAGAAGATGAGGAGAtggatcaggaggaggaggacaaGATGGAAACGCAAGAGCAGTAA